The Gossypium hirsutum isolate 1008001.06 chromosome D02, Gossypium_hirsutum_v2.1, whole genome shotgun sequence region GCTCGTATTCAACACGAGCCGTAATAGGACATTTCACTGAACCAAACAATGATTTGATGGTGGACTCGTAAAATTAAGCTGTAATGGAACGGTAATGTTTGCTCTTAGTATttacaatttattaaatttatttttcactagTTGTCTTtctttaataaaaagaaaaaaaaaagtaggaaGAATATATTTTTAGTCCATTTACCAAATTAGTCAAAAATCTTAGCCAACTAAAGTAAAGTTGGTGCTGACAGTTCCTTAAAAGCTAGCTTTATTTCTGTTTCCTCCAACTCAAATATTTTTTCCACGTTGTGGAAACCCTTTTCATAAGGTTGAGTGTTTATATTCCacactatttttttttctaaatttaggattcaaataagtttatattttttattacatcATAAACAACATATGTGTcgcttttaaaaaattttatcgtgGGTGAGGGGCGAAATCAGAAAATTCTTTTAGGGGCTAAAATTAAATCgtaatttatatgataggaaagatgtaatttcaccattttaatagactatatctttataatttttaaggtattaaatcaaaattttatatttttaaggtgggtgaaagtgtaattttacttttactaatttaaaattttaaagggatcatatgaaaaaaaattcatttggggGATTGGAGCGTTACCAGCCCCCCTAGTTTTGCCACTGTGTGGGTGTAAAACTTTCACGTGACAGTATACTAAATAATTTTACTAGTAATTTATCtttaaatatgttattaaaaaaagataaatatcaaatttatacatgaaccTTGATTTAATATACAAATTGAGACATGAACCtttatttggtgtaattatacagatgaaacttgaattgtggtttttatgtatacatttttaaaaaataaatacatacatttatttttcatatagaATAAATATTCTTGTTTGTGTATATGATAAATCAACACAAAATTacgaaaataaaatcaaaattttatatataaaatcgtgtaaaaatcaaaatttatgtataatattgaTATTTATTCCTGAATAAAGCATCGAGAAGAAATTATAAGTTTTTTCCGTCTTTAGCATGGAAAAAAACTCTATCAAAAGTTTTCCTTTTTACCAACTTTATTGCATCTTTTATGGGAAAGGTTTGTTTCATTAGCAACCCAATATCATCATTaacccaaaagaaaagaaaaaacaatccAATTATACCTTTCACGTGTAGCTAATTAAACTTATACTTAAAATGCTTTAAACATTATCAAACATGACATTTATTACAAAAGAATTGTGACTATAATTTTATGCCTAATCAATCCATATCTTTGCCATCAATAATTATCAACTTTGGATAAACATTTTTACgtagggtttaaaattttttcgTTCAAGTTAGTCATtggtatttttttgaaaattttaaagtttaagtttTGGTGTGAGAACAATTTCTTAATTCGAGTTTTAATATGAGAATAATTAtcaagtttaaggactaatttgaacagAAAAAATCAGACCCTAATATGAGGGTTGTTGCCAAGTTCAGACCCTTAACTCTATAAACTTCATAATTATGGATAAACATAAACTATTAGACGTTTAATTTTCTATataccttttttttcctttcattttctcgCGTACCAAACACGCGCTACAaggtttcatttcattttctaacATGCCAAACACTCCTTGGATTTTccaatggaaaagaaaagaaaagaaaattaaaatagcCGCCAAGAAAGGAACTGTAAAAAGCAAAACCCAAAAGCAGTAGTAACGTGGAGTCAGTGACCCATGCCATGCATTAAATATCCACGTGATATAACACAGACAAAGAGAATGAAGGCTATTGATATGTCGTCATGCATGTGCCTGCCTACGCCAAGTGTGAGGACCGTCATACACACACAGCGACGGCGCAAGGGGAGGCCACAGGCGGGGCCGTGGATAATCCGccaccaaaatgaaaatttattattttagttcttttaaaaattataaaattttatgttaatctaatgataaaattgtcatttttttagtatttttcatgTCCATTTCCAATCATGTTTGGAGTTTGGGGTTATCACTTTCAACAATGTAATCTCTCATATTCGAACTTCTGTTCTCCTTTTAGAGTACAATGGCTTACCACCGCACCCACGGGCAAGCGGGGCCTTGGCCTCCCAAATGTATGGTTGCAATTTTATCTCCTTATAAATGattaattctaaatttatatatagtaaaattgcactttagctctccataaataaaatatatatatgtttaatctTTTTCAAAAATGATGTAATCatgaaataatatatgataaaattatattttaacctctcaaaaatttaaaattcttttttggcccctcctaaatttttttttaaattcatcgTTGAGTACACCCAACACTTGTTAGCAATAACAAAACTgtcttttgatatttttaaattttaaaattcaatttgccTTTGAAGGCTAGGATGACAAAAGCACATGATTGATGCAATATTGAATATTGATATACCGAATACTTAATgagaactttttaaaaattagggaccaatttaAAATATGAACGATAATTAAGCAGTATTTGATATAATTAACcctattaaatataatatataacaatAGTATCCAACCAAACGTATTGAATTTCGATTTAATTTGTCAATCCCTGCGTATAATCCAAAATAAACTTGAATTTCAATACatataattatgtaatttcttcTCTAGTTGGATTTTATTtgattaagaaaagaaaaatattggCACGTGTGGTATCCCAAGCTTGACTATTAAAAAAGAAAGGTTTAGGCATGGCGTCTTGTCTAAAAGGGCACCAATGTGCAAAAGGttaaaagcaaaagcaaaaaaacatatataaaattttgtaattagtCCTTGTATTATGTATAAGTTATAAATTTAGAACTTACATTTTagtttgattaattttagtcttATACTTTTCGAGTCGATCAAGTTTAGTTCTACATTTCAGATTAAAtcaatttggttaaattatgttgATAGTCTTGTAGTAtgtttaaagttaaaaatttagtcCATGTTATTTGGATTAATCATTCTCGATCTCTACACTTTCtcaaagtttgaaatttcaatcttgacacTAACGACATCCGTTAAATCCATCAATCAACATTTTTTGAGAGTAACATGTGAAAATAACAAACTGACATAACGTTATACATGTGATAATATATGTCCCATATAATATTTTGTGCATGACAAaacttaatttaatgaaatttaacTAGTCCAAGGGCGAAGCTAGAAATTTTTTCTAGAggattgatattatattatatatatttatgggagataaaatacaatttcaccattgtattggcttatatttacaatttttagaaagattaaatcaaaattttattatttttggaggAATTTTACCACGtattaacttataaatttataaaatttagagGGTCTAAAAAGAATCTTTCAATTATGGGGGCCAGCTCCCCACCCCCTCGTCCGTGAAAACAACCTTTCAGCcatgactaaaatttcaaaatttgaaatgtaACGCATATTATAAGGACTAATTACAGAATTTAACCATAAAAAACCAAACGATTAAAGAGGGAAGCCGAGCACGTGCGGAGTGGATATACGTACATGGTGACGTGGTTAAAACACCACAGCCTCTTTGTATTATATTTGAAGACAGTGATTTTGTGtacccaaaaaagaaagaaagacagTGATTTCTTTTTGTCCGAATGTTATATATAGCAAGGACCTTCAGTTACCATTTTCTTTCAACCATCGTCACCTTTTAAAAtctgctctctctctctctaggGTTTTTTTTCTCAATATCTCTGCTCTCACCATATAGAAACAGAAATCAACAAGAACGACGACGCATAAAGCTTTGCTTCaagcttttttcttttcatcttggGTGTTTTTTGGTgatatttcaaaaagaaaaattataaaaaaatggagCAGATTTTAAGTATATTGCATGGGTTAAAGCCAGCAATGTTAATGGTTGTGGTTCAAGTAGTGTTTGCAGGTGTTAATGTGTTGTATAAATTGGCAGAAAATGATGGGATGAGCTCCAAGGTTATGGTCGCTTATCGTTTCATATTTGCCTCTGCTGTTATGATCCCTCTTGCTCTCGTCGTTGAAAGGTTTTCTTtcagaacttttttttttttttgctttctttaTTTAAATGGTACAATATCATCTTTTTAGCTCTTCTTCaagttattatatcaatttaatccctttttagCTTCTTGattaaatggaaaaataatacatttttatggcctttttattaaaaattaaagagttATTTTGACACAAAGTTCTTAACTTCATCCTTGTTTCTTCATTCCATGCATGAATgaagttgattttttttcatcatcaactcAGCGGCGGAACACGCCATTAAGATTTGAGGAGGCCTACttaaaacttttgaaaatttcaGGAGGTTTAATTAGAACTCTCACAAAATTTGAAGGGTCTAATcgattttcttttaacttttggaaggttcaattgaaaattttaaagggtATAATGAAAATTTTCCGAAAATTTGAGGCCAAGCTCTCTTCTGTCTTCAATCACGTTCGATCATATCGTTCACCTAGTtttaccaaaaaaagaaaaggaataaaatgttatgaaaatattgCAATGCTTTTTTtttcgaagaagaagaagaagaagggactaaattgcaaattttcTCAAACTTGCTTGAAggattgaaataaatttttatataattatggtaattaacccttgcttttatttttcttgcaaattCTTGTTTGTTTCCGCAGGAAGAGGCCAAAACTGACTTGGACTGTGCTACTTCAAGCATTTTTTTGTGGGTTACTTGGGTAAGCTTACTTGCCATTTTTAAGTTGattaatcattaattaattaaatccatGTCTACATTCATGTTCCATTTGTCTCACAATTAAACGTGTTAGAACTTAATTTCTAATCAACGAATTATTTCTGGTAAAAATCCCTTTTTGGTACCTCTTAATTTAGAAGTTGAGTAAATTGGTTTCTCTCGAAAAAAATCATAGTGATTAATCTTTGTCAATTTCGAAAATgagcaattaaaaataattaatcacaAAGTTAATGTTTTTTCCGTCAACTATACATATtttttggtataataataaatttagccctcaaagtttacacattctatcaatttgatcttgacttaacaaatttagccaacaacatttacaaattctatttaCATAGAATATATAAACATCGAGGGCTAAGTTTCAAAATAAATACAATTGACGGAAAACATTAACACCATGAATAATGTCTTTAgttactcattttcaaaattaaagaggACTAAATTGCTTCACTTTTTAAAACgatcaatttactcaatttcaaaatcgaAAGGGACCGGATAAGTGTTTTTACCATTATTTTTCTCTTGCAAATAATTAACAAGCATAAACCTTTCTTATTTCCAGGGGTTCACTATCTCAAAATTTGTACATAGTGAGCATGACCTTAACGTCCGCAACATTTGTTTCCGCCATGACTAATTTAATTCCTGGCATAACTTTCATTGTGGCCGTCACTATTGGgtatatatattttactaaacaaattaattaattgtttattttgcATGTTATCCATTAAGGTAAATTACATTtaatgtcactaaattattagtaattttatattttggttacttaacttcaaaaagttacaaaatggccgttgaactattcgaaagtttttatttaagttattccACTGTTAAAATCGTTGTTATTTGGCTTTCTTTGTTCACACCACCTACATCAATTGAAAACTCTTCTTCCCCTTCTCTTTTATAGTTCATGACACAACTTTAAACATCACGAATCTACAAactaaaatccaaacaactttcttctctaATATTTGACATTGACCGTCAGATCTACTTTGATCTATGGCATTTTCTTCTATTTGTCAATGGGTATTGATCCATAGGGACAAAGGGAGGGAACATGTTGTGGCCTTGCCtcccctaaaaataaaataattgcttATATAGTCCCTTTAGTTTTTAGGAAATCGCATATTAGTATAATGGTACAATTACACTTTGCCtcctaaaaaaattcatttttgacCCCTCATGAAACAATTTTTTAGCTTCACCACTGTAGATCCATTGTACCGATCATCGAATTGTCGCTTGAAGCTCGTTAgccaaattttttgaaaaaaatatttagcaacccaataacttaaataaaaaaaactctcgAATAGTCATCAacttaaatgaaaagtttcaaaTACTTTAATgatatcttcttttttttgtattttttgaaattaagtgaccaaaacgtaaacttactgataatttagtgactttgggtgtagtttaccctatccATTAATGAGGTGAAAACTCAAAATTTCATGGCATATGCAGATTGGAAAAGGTAGGATTTGGAACAATGGCAGGGAAGGCAAAGGTGTTGGGTACACTAATTGGAATAGGTGGAGCAATGTTGCTTACTTTTTACAAAGGAGTCCAAATTAATACAGGATCGGTCCATCTAGACCTTGTACATCATCAACATCATGGGGCTGCTTCTTCTTATAGCTCACATCCAAGCTCTGCACATCATTTATGGGGTGCTTTGTTGGCTCTTGGTAGCTGTATTTCATATGCTCTATGGTTAAATGTTcaggtatttttaatttcatttgcaAATGGGTTAAATTACGGGTTTTGGGTCGTTTTACTATGCtcgaatttgaaatttagtctctatattttgaTCTGgcataattttatcattatactttTATAACTTCATTAATTGATCTAGACACCCCAcctaacagaaaaaaaaaaagtcaatgtTGATATGCAGTGGAGGATCTTAGTGTTAAGTTTCGGGAggtctaaataaaattttcaaaaacaaaattaaaggtttaattaaaattttcaaaacttgtaGAGGGCTTAataagaaatttcaaaaaaattgaaaggcctagttaaaactttcaaaaaatttaagaGGCTTATCGAGAATTTACAAAATATTGGAGAGGCCcgattaaaattttcataaattttaaaggcCAAACaacaattttccaaaattttgggGTCCGAGGACCCCTTTTTGCTCCCATGAAGATCCGCCTCTACTGATGTGGTGAGTCAAAAAAGACgtttataagaaaaaaatcatGTTAGCTTTTTAATCGGGAAAATTAAGTTGTTagttatttagattaattaatgatgcatgatataaaaataaataaagagaccAAATTACACCAGATTTAAGTATAGGACTAAATCACAAATGTGAACACATAAGAGGGACCAAAATCATAATTTGACCTTTGCAATAATTTTGTCTCTTATGCTTACATTTCCCAAACCacaaaagttgtgaattttgtttttttttttttggttataagGCTAAGATGGGTGAGAAATATCCATGTTATTACTCAAGCACAGCATTGACATGCATAATGGCAGCCATACAATCAACTGTTTTTGCACTTTGCTTGGAAAAAGATTGGAGTCAATGGAAATTAGGCTGGAATGTTAGGCTTCTCACCGTTGCCTTTGCGGTATGTTAATGTAATTTTTGATGCTAGTTagatacaatatatatattatttgtaaatGTTGAGGATCGGATTCTGGGTAGGACCCTCAATGCGTTGGTAATGTTTTTGGTGAAGGTCTTTCTCTTGTCTTTGTCGAGAGCCAAAACGGTTGAATAAGCGATGGGTTCACAAAGCGGGAGAATCTCATTGAGTACTTGAGATTCAAACTGATGCCCTATATGACAGCATTCTTACCCAATAATGCCCTACATGGTTTGCCTTCTCAAGCACTTGACAAGGTGCTCTCGCTTTGTGAACTTGTTCTCTCTTCAAGTCGTCTCTCCTAACACTTAGGTTCTGGACAGAATCGACGGGCAAACCCCACCCCATTGAAAATAATACCAGACGCAAAGGAAAATCTACAGAGGTGAAACCAAAAAATTGTTTTAGGGGGGCAAAAATGAATAAAGTTTTTTTGGGAataagtataattttaccattatataacttataatttcttaaaattaaagagattataagaaaaaattttatttttaggaggCCAAGACCACTACTTGCTCCCTTCCTCCGCCCTTCCCAGTAAGGGTAGATAAGGGCCCTGCCcccaaatgaaaaaataataatatcttttAGTCTTCGtataaataatagaatttaaatttaatatatcgtagaattacactttaacctctcaaatgaaaattttctacTTAATCCTTT contains the following coding sequences:
- the LOC107908607 gene encoding WAT1-related protein At1g68170 isoform X1, translating into MEQILSILHGLKPAMLMVVVQVVFAGVNVLYKLAENDGMSSKVMVAYRFIFASAVMIPLALVVERKRPKLTWTVLLQAFFCGLLGGSLSQNLYIVSMTLTSATFVSAMTNLIPGITFIVAVTIGLEKVGFGTMAGKAKVLGTLIGIGGAMLLTFYKGVQINTGSVHLDLVHHQHHGAASSYSSHPSSAHHLWGALLALGSCISYALWLNVQAKMGEKYPCYYSSTALTCIMAAIQSTVFALCLEKDWSQWKLGWNVRLLTVAFAGILGSGLMFSLVAWCVRLKGPLYASVFNPLLLVLVAFAGSFFLEENLYLGSIMGAVLIVMGLYIVLWGKGKEMEMKKMNELVSSIKSVTSNRAIQVIVTSNDATSTVSNNDNNSINVASKIPSNK
- the LOC107908607 gene encoding WAT1-related protein At1g25270 isoform X2 — protein: MEQILSILHGLKPAMLMVVVQVVFAGVNVLYKLAENDGMSSKVMVAYRFIFASAVMIPLALVVERKRPKLTWTVLLQAFFCGLLGLEKVGFGTMAGKAKVLGTLIGIGGAMLLTFYKGVQINTGSVHLDLVHHQHHGAASSYSSHPSSAHHLWGALLALGSCISYALWLNVQAKMGEKYPCYYSSTALTCIMAAIQSTVFALCLEKDWSQWKLGWNVRLLTVAFAGILGSGLMFSLVAWCVRLKGPLYASVFNPLLLVLVAFAGSFFLEENLYLGSIMGAVLIVMGLYIVLWGKGKEMEMKKMNELVSSIKSVTSNRAIQVIVTSNDATSTVSNNDNNSINVASKIPSNK